A DNA window from Anaerocolumna sp. AGMB13020 contains the following coding sequences:
- a CDS encoding response regulator transcription factor has product MREITQDEEKQYLCPDLYVCQDTQMGVVMQKLLIVEDEKMIRQGIAAIAERSPVPIDEIIQCKNGEEALEIIKNTKIDVMITDIRMPKKDGITLVKEIKDLPHVPKVVVISGYDDFSYAVELLRYGAREYLLKPIEREKITSVLEKLEEELQSECHKKKEVEKISLSQLKYMILNENISQSEIDTIVKEYAEYFLKEDYVVICTNYKSADNIQKEGVLLLNDMSGQSIFIVQKSEKEQLLTQVLKDYYVGISKIHASLSELRVAYLEALKARKNAFATGNFIAEYEKNEEGKDIVSEEMIAQFVQLAGTEKLEEANKFLSKILYKTKQGGIDPDSFKHIMNRIVEGICDTYKNLVGDMAEEIVLLRNVYDYDNACVYYEALTAWVEKINEKILTEFDNYKNKQKIQKALVFIQENYSKDLNMAVVSNYISMNYSLFSYCFKEYTGMNFINYIKNIRLSEAKRLLEETDEKILDISSRIGYENEKHFTKLFKAVTGVSPSEYRKNAQVGKRKTLP; this is encoded by the coding sequence TTGAGGGAGATCACACAGGACGAAGAGAAACAATATCTGTGTCCTGATTTGTATGTGTGCCAAGACACACAGATGGGAGTTGTCATGCAAAAACTGTTAATTGTAGAAGATGAGAAAATGATACGGCAGGGAATAGCTGCCATAGCAGAACGTTCACCGGTACCAATCGATGAGATCATACAATGCAAAAATGGGGAAGAAGCATTAGAAATTATTAAAAATACAAAGATAGATGTAATGATTACGGATATCCGTATGCCAAAAAAAGATGGTATCACGTTGGTGAAGGAAATCAAGGATCTGCCCCACGTACCAAAGGTTGTGGTAATAAGCGGTTATGATGATTTTTCTTATGCAGTGGAGCTGCTGCGTTACGGTGCAAGGGAATACCTGTTAAAACCAATCGAGCGTGAGAAGATTACCTCTGTACTGGAAAAATTGGAGGAGGAGCTCCAAAGTGAATGCCATAAGAAAAAAGAAGTGGAGAAAATCAGCCTGTCGCAGCTGAAATACATGATCTTAAATGAAAATATCAGTCAAAGTGAGATTGATACTATTGTAAAGGAATACGCTGAATATTTCTTAAAGGAAGATTATGTGGTTATCTGTACCAACTATAAATCTGCAGACAATATCCAAAAGGAGGGGGTACTCCTTTTGAATGATATGTCCGGGCAGAGTATTTTTATTGTGCAGAAATCAGAAAAGGAACAGCTCCTTACCCAGGTGCTGAAGGATTATTATGTTGGTATCAGCAAGATCCATGCAAGTCTTTCAGAATTAAGAGTGGCTTATCTGGAGGCATTAAAGGCAAGAAAGAATGCTTTTGCAACAGGTAACTTTATAGCAGAATATGAAAAGAATGAAGAAGGTAAAGATATTGTTTCTGAGGAGATGATTGCACAGTTTGTACAGCTTGCCGGTACGGAGAAGCTGGAAGAGGCCAATAAATTTCTCTCAAAGATACTCTATAAAACGAAACAGGGAGGTATCGATCCTGACAGCTTTAAGCATATCATGAACCGTATTGTAGAGGGTATTTGCGATACCTATAAGAATCTTGTAGGCGATATGGCAGAAGAAATCGTTTTGCTCAGAAATGTCTATGATTATGATAATGCCTGCGTTTATTACGAGGCTTTAACCGCATGGGTTGAAAAAATCAATGAAAAAATATTAACAGAATTCGATAATTATAAAAATAAGCAGAAGATACAAAAGGCGCTGGTATTTATCCAGGAGAATTACAGCAAAGATCTTAACATGGCGGTAGTATCAAACTATATATCCATGAACTATTCTCTTTTTTCCTATTGCTTTAAGGAATATACAGGCATGAATTTCATTAACTATATTAAGAACATCAGGCTTAGTGAAGCCAAAAGGCTATTGGAAGAAACAGATGAGAAGATACTGGATATCAGCAGCCGGATCGGTTACGAAAATGAAAAGCATTTTACGAAACTATTTAAGGCAGTAACGGGAGTATCCCCATCCGAATACAGAAAGAATGCCCAGGTGGGTAAGAGAAAGACTCTCCCGTAA
- a CDS encoding carbohydrate ABC transporter permease, producing the protein MKTVKSTHIKRSRGTFIFDTLNTIFMIILCFLCIYPIWYVVVNSFNDAKDAMMGGIYWWPRKFSLENYLTVFADSSVLQAFKITVGKTLLGTAINVFFTAMVAYPLSKSNLIGRKYYMAMGTITMFFAGGMIPTFILFKQLNLLNNFLVYIIPAAFNFFNLLIFINFFREIPASLEESAKIDGAGDWKIFMRIILPLSKPVLATIALFAGVGQWNDYWGGLMYMTNRVDLEPIQTYLYRMVAQVQSSQVAGSISASNITASDTTSTSIKLAAMVITTLPICCVYPFLQKYFVKGMMVGAVKE; encoded by the coding sequence ATGAAAACTGTAAAAAGCACACATATAAAACGTTCCAGAGGAACTTTTATCTTCGATACCTTAAATACCATCTTTATGATTATATTATGTTTCCTATGTATCTACCCAATCTGGTATGTAGTGGTAAACTCCTTTAACGACGCAAAGGATGCTATGATGGGAGGAATCTACTGGTGGCCCAGAAAATTTTCTCTGGAGAATTACCTTACCGTATTTGCAGACAGCAGCGTATTACAGGCCTTTAAGATAACAGTCGGAAAGACCTTATTGGGTACCGCCATAAATGTATTCTTTACAGCGATGGTAGCTTATCCTTTGTCCAAGAGCAATCTGATAGGCAGAAAGTATTATATGGCCATGGGTACCATAACCATGTTCTTTGCAGGCGGTATGATTCCTACCTTTATCCTGTTTAAGCAGTTGAATCTGCTAAACAACTTTCTGGTATATATAATTCCTGCAGCCTTTAACTTTTTTAATCTGCTGATATTTATTAACTTCTTCCGTGAAATACCTGCTTCATTAGAGGAGTCCGCTAAAATTGACGGAGCGGGGGACTGGAAGATTTTTATGAGGATTATACTTCCTCTGTCCAAACCGGTTCTGGCAACTATCGCACTTTTTGCAGGTGTAGGCCAGTGGAATGACTACTGGGGCGGATTAATGTATATGACAAACAGGGTAGACCTAGAGCCTATCCAGACCTATCTTTACCGAATGGTTGCCCAGGTACAGTCCAGCCAGGTAGCAGGTTCCATTTCTGCTTCCAATATTACAGCGTCTGATACCACCTCTACCTCAATCAAGCTGGCGGCCATGGTAATTACAACCCTGCCTATATGCTGTGTATACCCCTTCCTTCAAAAGTATTTCGTAAAAGGAATGATGGTAGGCGCAGTTAAGGAATAA
- a CDS encoding methyl-accepting chemotaxis protein — translation MIRKDKISRKLNGIILIPVMFIILLGAVSYLKSSEELKKSCEQSGNAALAMLESYFNMGFESVNSMANQIITNDVIRKYYSGAYKEDPVKELEQYKSIQNVVSSNVVNSSVVADIYLFGDYGKGTSTKGTLPDKLYNEFKESEEGKAFLDSKARYKWSGYHAFFDDVVKTEAEGYGTTLSYYLYNTSNKKTGLVIIDLKKEFFLNAIRNTDFGEGAVIGYITKDGREILEGDYKEDFKFQETEFYKDSLEPSQNSAAKTGKKSKAIEGGSRYITYKGESYLYLYMPVLEDEMQVCALIPEKTITGASREQLVLTVIFVIAGSFIALLIGSRTAKGIAAAIKGTNEVLLKTAEGDLSVSARVRRSDEFSQLAEGINTMIQGMKNLILRMMGVSEAVTLSAGDIAEKSELLITAAGEIEKTVLELEAGAENQAEDTRICSERIETLSEQIEMVGEKTDKIKALTKEAKEIAEQGRSIVGQLSERAEDTREITGKIIDDITTLAVKSQAVGEIILSINEIAEQTNLLSLNASIEAARAGSEGKGFLVVADEIRKLAAKSHEAAAQIGNIINEIDLRTRKTVATAHTAKEAVNSQKSALTNTIEVFYDINRKVEYLDSNLLDILSGITIIKASKEEALEAVEGIVAAARQSAAATEELGATAVNQMLYVKDLRVTADRLSDMVAELKQSVGAFQVEEKNAEVRTV, via the coding sequence ATGATACGAAAAGATAAAATCTCAAGAAAGCTTAACGGAATAATTCTGATTCCTGTTATGTTCATTATCCTTTTAGGAGCAGTTTCCTACTTAAAATCCTCAGAGGAATTAAAGAAAAGCTGTGAACAATCCGGCAATGCTGCTTTGGCCATGTTGGAGAGCTACTTTAACATGGGGTTTGAATCTGTTAACAGTATGGCGAACCAGATTATCACCAATGATGTCATTCGAAAATACTACTCAGGTGCTTATAAGGAGGACCCTGTCAAAGAACTGGAGCAGTATAAGTCCATTCAGAATGTTGTGAGTTCCAATGTTGTTAACAGCTCTGTGGTAGCTGATATTTATTTGTTCGGTGATTATGGAAAAGGAACCTCTACCAAAGGTACACTTCCGGATAAGCTGTATAACGAATTTAAGGAATCTGAGGAAGGTAAGGCTTTCCTTGACAGCAAGGCACGATACAAGTGGAGCGGCTACCATGCCTTTTTTGACGATGTGGTCAAGACAGAGGCTGAGGGCTACGGGACTACTTTAAGCTACTATCTTTATAATACTTCAAATAAAAAGACAGGGCTTGTTATAATTGATCTAAAGAAAGAATTTTTTCTGAATGCCATAAGAAATACTGATTTTGGTGAAGGTGCTGTTATTGGATATATAACGAAAGACGGCAGAGAAATTCTGGAGGGGGATTATAAAGAGGATTTTAAGTTTCAGGAAACGGAATTTTATAAAGACAGTCTGGAGCCTTCGCAGAACAGTGCTGCAAAGACCGGAAAGAAGAGCAAGGCTATAGAAGGCGGAAGCAGGTATATCACTTATAAGGGAGAAAGCTACCTTTATCTTTATATGCCGGTACTAGAGGATGAGATGCAGGTATGCGCGCTCATACCGGAGAAGACCATTACCGGTGCCTCCAGAGAACAACTGGTGCTTACCGTTATTTTTGTAATAGCGGGAAGTTTCATTGCACTGCTGATTGGAAGCAGAACGGCAAAGGGAATCGCCGCTGCCATTAAAGGCACCAATGAAGTACTGTTAAAGACCGCAGAGGGGGATTTGTCTGTATCGGCCCGTGTCAGGAGGAGTGATGAGTTCAGTCAGTTGGCAGAGGGGATTAATACCATGATTCAAGGGATGAAGAACCTGATCCTTCGTATGATGGGGGTAAGTGAAGCCGTAACCCTCTCAGCAGGTGACATAGCAGAAAAATCTGAACTTCTTATAACAGCTGCCGGAGAAATAGAAAAGACAGTACTGGAACTGGAAGCAGGTGCGGAGAATCAGGCGGAAGATACGAGAATCTGCTCTGAGAGGATAGAAACCCTCTCGGAACAGATTGAAATGGTAGGAGAGAAGACGGACAAGATAAAAGCTTTGACCAAAGAGGCGAAAGAGATTGCAGAACAGGGAAGGTCAATTGTCGGACAGCTTTCAGAAAGAGCAGAGGATACCAGGGAAATTACCGGGAAAATCATCGATGATATAACGACCCTGGCAGTTAAATCCCAGGCAGTAGGTGAAATTATCCTGTCCATTAATGAGATTGCCGAACAGACCAATCTGCTGTCCTTAAATGCTTCCATAGAAGCAGCCAGAGCAGGCAGTGAAGGCAAAGGTTTTTTAGTTGTAGCCGATGAAATCCGGAAACTGGCAGCCAAATCCCATGAAGCGGCTGCGCAGATAGGCAATATCATAAACGAAATAGACCTGCGCACCAGGAAAACGGTAGCAACTGCACATACAGCGAAGGAAGCTGTAAATTCCCAAAAGTCTGCTCTTACCAATACCATTGAAGTCTTCTATGACATTAACCGGAAGGTGGAGTATTTAGACAGTAATCTCCTTGATATTCTTTCTGGTATAACAATCATTAAAGCCTCCAAGGAGGAAGCCTTAGAAGCTGTGGAGGGTATTGTGGCAGCAGCCAGGCAGAGTGCCGCAGCTACGGAAGAATTAGGTGCTACGGCAGTGAATCAGATGCTTTATGTAAAAGATTTAAGAGTCACAGCAGACAGACTAAGCGATATGGTAGCAGAATTAAAGCAATCCGTAGGTGCTTTTCAGGTCGAAGAGAAAAACGCAGAAGTAAGAACAGTTTAG
- a CDS encoding ABC transporter permease, which translates to MSVKRGAGVKQKGNLGRWWNQRYLQFMVLPGLIWMLVFNYIPMGGIIIAFKKFKITKSIAEAPWVGLQYFKEFFQDSNFSDVMINTMGISLLKLFIGFPLPIIFALLINEIRGIKFKKVTQTISYLPHFLSWVVLGGILTTWLSKEGVINDFLVTFHLLKEPVSFLGNPKYFWGVALISDIWKELGWSAILYLAAITSVDQQIYEAATVDGAGKLQKIFYVTLPSITGTIAIMLILQISGLLNSNFDQILILKNQVNISRSQVIDTYVYQVGMSLGKYSYATAVGLFKSVIALFLLLFANKTCKKLLGRSLY; encoded by the coding sequence ATGTCTGTAAAAAGAGGAGCAGGAGTAAAACAAAAAGGAAACTTGGGGAGATGGTGGAACCAGAGGTATTTGCAGTTCATGGTACTTCCGGGGCTTATCTGGATGCTGGTATTTAACTATATACCAATGGGCGGCATCATCATAGCTTTTAAGAAATTCAAGATTACAAAATCTATTGCGGAAGCGCCTTGGGTAGGACTCCAGTATTTTAAAGAGTTCTTTCAGGATTCCAATTTCTCAGATGTAATGATCAATACCATGGGCATAAGCTTGCTAAAGCTCTTTATCGGATTTCCGCTGCCTATTATATTTGCATTATTAATTAATGAAATCAGGGGTATTAAATTTAAGAAAGTTACACAGACCATATCTTATCTGCCTCACTTCCTTTCCTGGGTCGTACTGGGCGGTATATTGACTACCTGGCTTTCAAAAGAAGGCGTTATCAATGACTTTTTAGTAACCTTTCATTTATTAAAAGAACCGGTATCCTTTTTAGGAAATCCCAAATATTTCTGGGGTGTGGCATTGATCTCTGACATATGGAAGGAACTTGGCTGGTCGGCTATTTTGTACCTTGCAGCCATTACCAGTGTAGATCAGCAGATTTATGAAGCAGCTACGGTAGATGGTGCGGGAAAACTGCAGAAGATCTTTTATGTTACCTTGCCTTCTATAACCGGAACCATAGCAATTATGCTTATTTTACAGATATCTGGACTTCTAAATTCTAATTTTGATCAGATATTAATTTTAAAGAACCAGGTGAATATATCAAGAAGCCAGGTTATTGATACCTATGTGTATCAGGTAGGTATGTCACTTGGAAAGTATTCCTATGCAACTGCCGTAGGATTGTTCAAGTCAGTAATTGCATTGTTCCTGCTGCTCTTTGCGAACAAGACATGCAAGAAACTTCTTGGAAGGTCGCTGTATTAA
- a CDS encoding extracellular solute-binding protein translates to MKKSYRKLLSLALVFVLVLGLAACGKNNSKTTKGNDATGETTTPEATATEAPAETGTDNTAEVVPGWQQHASEKVDLTWYINFSWFTTPWGENLISKTITEETGVNIEFVVPAGNEAEKLNSLIASDSLPDLVTLGWWEPQVGDMIEDGMVYALDELAKEYDPYWFDVADSGRVGWFTQEDGHIYGYPNSSFSPADYEKYDNISSNQTFLVRKDIYEAIGSPDMTTPEGFKAAVKAAKEKYPEVNGQTLIPVGAHEFGATGNTSFDQYLSNFLAIPYEKDGKFYDRYTDPELVRWLKAFRELGAEGYLADDIFIDKRAQMEEKIAQGRYFCMLYQRTDLAEQEKILYANDPNSIYIAVDGPKNSKGDAYTLPGTGINGWTVTMISKNCENPDRAIQLCSYLMSEHGQLMTWLGVEGVTWDYVNDVATMKPEVRELLTKDRAAYDKQYGADSAYWMFQDNAMALKWAVETPEPLGQMERWTYPYVMTTSQYDVTLATGSDEADIQSKVDNEWGIVLPKLLLASSEQEFDSIWSDFIKKRDDFGISKVLDTKTELMNKAKAKLGLK, encoded by the coding sequence ATGAAAAAAAGTTACAGAAAACTGCTTTCTCTTGCACTGGTATTTGTATTGGTGCTCGGTCTTGCAGCGTGTGGCAAAAACAATTCAAAAACAACGAAGGGGAATGATGCGACCGGTGAAACAACTACTCCGGAAGCCACAGCAACAGAAGCACCTGCAGAGACAGGTACAGATAATACAGCTGAGGTTGTACCCGGCTGGCAGCAGCATGCATCAGAAAAAGTAGATTTAACCTGGTATATTAACTTTTCCTGGTTCACAACTCCCTGGGGCGAGAACCTGATATCCAAAACAATCACAGAAGAAACCGGTGTTAACATTGAATTCGTAGTACCTGCCGGTAATGAAGCAGAGAAACTCAATTCCCTTATCGCATCCGATTCCCTTCCTGACCTTGTAACACTTGGCTGGTGGGAGCCTCAGGTAGGCGATATGATCGAAGATGGCATGGTATATGCTCTTGACGAACTGGCAAAAGAATATGATCCTTACTGGTTTGATGTAGCAGATTCCGGTCGTGTAGGCTGGTTTACACAGGAAGACGGACATATCTACGGATATCCTAACTCCTCCTTCTCCCCTGCTGACTATGAGAAATATGACAATATTTCCTCCAACCAGACTTTCTTAGTAAGAAAAGATATCTATGAAGCAATCGGAAGTCCTGACATGACTACACCGGAAGGTTTCAAAGCTGCTGTTAAAGCAGCAAAAGAGAAATATCCTGAAGTTAACGGACAGACATTGATTCCTGTAGGTGCTCATGAATTCGGAGCAACCGGTAATACATCCTTTGACCAGTATTTAAGCAACTTCTTAGCAATACCTTATGAAAAAGACGGTAAGTTCTATGACAGATACACCGATCCTGAACTTGTAAGATGGTTAAAAGCTTTCAGAGAGTTAGGTGCAGAAGGTTATCTTGCAGATGATATATTTATTGACAAGAGAGCGCAGATGGAAGAAAAGATTGCTCAGGGACGTTATTTCTGTATGCTTTACCAGAGAACAGACCTTGCAGAGCAGGAGAAGATTCTTTATGCAAACGATCCTAACAGCATTTATATTGCAGTGGATGGCCCTAAGAACAGCAAAGGAGATGCTTATACTCTTCCCGGAACAGGTATCAACGGCTGGACTGTAACTATGATCTCCAAGAATTGTGAGAACCCTGATCGCGCGATTCAGTTATGCTCTTATTTAATGAGTGAGCACGGACAGCTGATGACCTGGTTAGGTGTTGAAGGAGTAACCTGGGATTATGTAAATGATGTTGCAACCATGAAACCTGAAGTTAGAGAACTTCTGACAAAAGACAGAGCAGCTTATGACAAGCAATATGGTGCAGATTCCGCATACTGGATGTTCCAGGATAATGCTATGGCATTAAAATGGGCAGTTGAGACACCTGAACCGCTGGGACAGATGGAGCGTTGGACATATCCTTATGTTATGACCACTTCTCAGTATGATGTAACCTTAGCTACCGGTTCTGATGAAGCAGATATCCAGTCCAAGGTTGACAATGAGTGGGGTATTGTTCTTCCGAAATTATTATTAGCAAGCTCTGAACAGGAATTTGACTCTATCTGGAGTGACTTTATCAAGAAGAGAGATGATTTTGGTATCAGTAAAGTACTGGATACCAAAACAGAATTAATGAATAAAGCCAAAGCTAAATTAGGTTTAAAATAA
- a CDS encoding sensor histidine kinase produces MKALKRYFSSLKLNYKIGLLTTAIIILPLAILSSLFFDNYKESRIKEKIKNAEINFTQNYEQIQKNVEMCQMSTQVMLNSQNFWAYVERFSAGEKFKTQELLNFYHTEIKSLEKIVNSNPYLYQVRVYAPFSNMPEMMPVLYQTERLKRLKWGKELQESGTWQFDYEDDLFPSYSSSGKLHLVALVTEKNLSGDKKAIIEVSTKMELLFPQMYSPTDTEWTCFVDKTGNYFYDNDYYSRWLNYKEEVMLSRPKEYDATYYKEMTLNGEPVLVCYKPVKELSGMIFRIVSLREEYASVIVFRNIFWSSFLVLSVLLQVLCNHMVRLILKRFYEIMDAVHSVQKGDLDIRIQESGTDEFGELGLQINKMLDRINQLMGDNIKRELLVKDSEIRALQNQINAHFIYNVLESIKMMAEVEEKYPIADAVTALGKLLRYSMKWVSKNVTVREEIDYIKNYLALINLRFDYEIYLSLNIPESIYDQEIPKMSLQPIIENAIYHGIEEMAEDTSIYVKGIIYDNYCVIEITDSGKGMTEEETIRLQKKIEGEIEAAGSSGNGIGLKNVQDRIKISFGDEYGISIASMKDCYTKVCVKIPLV; encoded by the coding sequence TTGAAAGCACTTAAACGTTATTTCTCATCCTTAAAACTTAACTACAAAATTGGTTTACTGACTACGGCAATTATTATTCTGCCTCTTGCCATTCTGTCCTCACTTTTTTTTGACAACTACAAAGAATCCAGGATCAAGGAAAAGATAAAGAATGCAGAGATTAATTTCACCCAGAATTATGAGCAGATTCAAAAAAATGTGGAGATGTGCCAGATGTCCACACAGGTAATGCTTAACAGTCAGAATTTCTGGGCATATGTGGAGAGATTCTCTGCCGGTGAAAAATTCAAGACCCAGGAGCTGCTTAACTTCTATCACACAGAGATTAAATCCCTGGAGAAGATAGTGAATTCGAACCCCTACCTTTACCAGGTGCGGGTATATGCACCTTTTAGCAATATGCCTGAGATGATGCCGGTACTGTATCAGACGGAGCGGCTTAAGAGGCTGAAATGGGGAAAGGAGCTGCAGGAATCCGGAACCTGGCAGTTCGATTATGAGGATGATCTGTTTCCCTCCTATTCCTCCTCTGGTAAACTTCATCTGGTAGCTCTGGTTACAGAAAAGAATCTTAGCGGCGACAAAAAAGCTATTATCGAAGTATCTACGAAGATGGAGCTGCTGTTCCCCCAGATGTATTCTCCTACGGACACCGAATGGACCTGCTTTGTAGACAAAACCGGAAATTACTTCTACGACAATGATTATTACAGCAGGTGGTTGAATTACAAGGAAGAGGTAATGTTAAGCAGACCCAAAGAGTATGATGCCACCTATTATAAAGAAATGACCTTAAACGGCGAACCGGTATTGGTGTGTTACAAACCAGTGAAAGAGTTATCTGGAATGATCTTTCGTATTGTAAGCTTAAGAGAAGAATACGCTTCTGTTATCGTATTTCGAAATATTTTCTGGAGCAGCTTCCTTGTGCTTTCAGTACTTTTACAGGTACTTTGTAACCATATGGTCAGATTGATTTTAAAGCGCTTCTATGAGATTATGGATGCTGTTCACAGTGTTCAAAAAGGTGACCTTGATATAAGAATTCAGGAGTCCGGCACTGACGAATTTGGAGAATTGGGACTACAGATTAATAAGATGCTTGACCGGATAAATCAGCTTATGGGAGATAATATCAAAAGAGAGCTGCTGGTGAAAGATTCAGAAATCCGGGCTCTCCAGAATCAGATTAATGCCCATTTTATCTATAATGTACTGGAGTCTATAAAGATGATGGCTGAAGTGGAGGAGAAATATCCCATAGCAGATGCGGTTACAGCGCTTGGTAAACTGCTACGCTACAGTATGAAGTGGGTTTCAAAGAATGTTACAGTAAGAGAGGAAATAGATTATATTAAAAACTATCTGGCACTTATCAATCTGAGATTCGATTATGAAATCTATCTGAGCCTTAATATACCGGAATCTATTTACGACCAGGAGATTCCTAAGATGTCTCTTCAGCCTATCATAGAGAATGCGATCTATCACGGAATTGAGGAAATGGCAGAGGACACCAGCATATATGTAAAGGGAATAATCTATGATAATTATTGCGTGATTGAAATAACTGATTCCGGAAAAGGTATGACGGAGGAAGAGACCATAAGACTTCAAAAGAAAATTGAAGGTGAAATTGAAGCTGCCGGCAGCTCCGGTAATGGTATTGGACTTAAGAATGTACAGGATCGTATAAAAATCAGTTTTGGAGATGAGTATGGTATCAGCATTGCTTCCATGAAGGATTGTTATACCAAGGTATGTGTGAAGATTCCTCTGGTGTGA
- a CDS encoding peptidylprolyl isomerase — MNRNGIKIKDELRAIERKSDGRKSYLRHRISVLFLFIIMTVLLSGCQKDLNYKATVAFTFDKSTIYLNEMMYHVLLANMQEELYTSYMKEDGKDSGDKKAKELARELTDAAVDNAIKYQLFYEMAIEEGYTLTEEEKSECRRRAESIQKNFGEETLSSYGLSIESVTAIQVKLALTAKYYSNYIDKLEIDKEAIQNKLDRKDYRQYKITYLFGQKEEKDLLLTLKSKALTENFKELGEEAGIRSGELTFTAGKDTFGEEKILEDTVISMKEGEVSEVIETVNGYYLLKLDSDTSEEAFHEAVEEEYNKAREEATETGYQSLKAEHSIELNKDLRKFINP, encoded by the coding sequence ATGAACCGTAACGGAATAAAAATAAAAGATGAGCTCCGGGCAATCGAGAGGAAATCGGATGGCAGGAAATCTTATTTGAGGCATAGAATTTCGGTCCTGTTCCTGTTTATCATAATGACAGTATTACTAAGCGGCTGTCAGAAGGATCTGAATTACAAAGCTACAGTTGCTTTTACTTTTGATAAATCAACGATTTATCTCAATGAAATGATGTATCACGTTTTGTTAGCCAATATGCAGGAGGAACTTTATACTTCTTACATGAAGGAAGACGGGAAGGATTCCGGTGACAAAAAGGCAAAGGAACTGGCAAGGGAACTTACAGATGCAGCTGTTGACAATGCAATAAAATACCAGCTGTTCTATGAAATGGCTATAGAAGAAGGGTATACCCTGACAGAAGAGGAAAAGTCTGAGTGCCGAAGAAGAGCAGAAAGCATTCAGAAAAATTTCGGTGAGGAAACCTTAAGTTCCTATGGACTTTCAATTGAGAGCGTTACAGCCATACAGGTAAAGCTTGCATTAACCGCTAAATACTACAGTAACTACATAGACAAACTGGAAATTGATAAAGAAGCTATACAAAACAAACTGGACCGGAAGGATTACAGACAATATAAAATCACCTATCTCTTCGGACAGAAAGAGGAGAAGGATCTTCTTTTAACATTGAAGTCGAAAGCTTTGACGGAGAACTTTAAAGAACTGGGTGAGGAAGCCGGAATAAGGTCCGGAGAACTTACCTTTACAGCTGGGAAAGATACCTTCGGGGAAGAGAAGATACTGGAAGATACCGTTATCTCCATGAAAGAAGGAGAAGTAAGCGAAGTAATTGAAACCGTAAACGGATACTATCTTCTAAAGCTCGATTCAGATACCTCCGAGGAGGCTTTTCATGAGGCAGTAGAGGAAGAATATAACAAGGCAAGAGAGGAAGCAACAGAAACAGGATATCAATCCCTAAAGGCAGAGCATTCCATAGAATTGAACAAGGACCTGAGAAAGTTTATAAACCCCTAG